The nucleotide sequence CAGAAAAGCTTGCAGCCAAGCATGGTGATCTAGCATTCATTCTCCACAAGGGAACTGGCGTGGTTGATCCTTTCCTCTTCCCAACCAAAACTGTTCTCTTAAAGCGGTAATTCTTCGACATATAAGATGTCGATGAAGGTGAAGAAGAGAATCGCTTTTGGATACCGCCATGTCCTTCCAGGAGTTCGTTCACTCCTGAATCATGCCTCGGCATTCTGCAGTTGGCTTCTCTACTCCTCCCAGAAAACACACCCAAAAAACTCAAGTTCCTTACAATCTCCTAATTGAGAAGAGATCAAAATTAAGAACACCAAAGTGCTTTACGGCAAAAGAAacgaagaggaagaggatagaGTTGGGACTTGTCGAGGCAAGGCAATCAACTCGACAAAATGATATGTCTCACCAAATGTATGGCATATCAGAAATGGAACTACACAACCACTAAGGCAATCCAACAAAAGAACTCAGAGACTTCAGTGGGTGGAAATGGAGAGAAGCAAAGTGAATAGTAAAGCCCCACCAATTATTCATAGATTTCAGTGGTGGAAAATGGATTCTTTTAACCTTCCAAAAAATCGCAAAATAGAATCATGAGCAGTGAACAGACCTGCAATGAAGATGCTAAAGATTGAGGCTTGGGGTTAAATTGTTCCCCAGAACCTGGATGCGTGCTGAAACCCTAGATTGCCCTAACTAAAAACAAGGAGAAGATCTTACTTCAACGGTGAACTTTATTTCCTTGTAGAGGGATTTCTATATCTTCTTGAACGAATGATAAAAGGAACTATAAATGCTAAACGATTTCAAAGATGACACAGCGCAATGGACGGAGAAGGGAGGTCTCCAGCTCCTCCAAAAACCTAGAGAACAATCAAAGATGGCATCTTTATTTAGATCGGGAAACCTACGATTCGCATCAAAGAGACACGGGAACCGACATTCCCATATCTCCCCCGATTCCTTTCTTTCCAGGGGTCGCCTTTTGTTTCCTTCTTCGGCTACAGCACAGCGGACGATGACAGGGGAGGTGGAGAACGCTTCTTAAAGACGATTCATGAAAGGGAAAGGCAGAGAGGCCGGGAGAGCAAGAGAGCACACGAGTGGGGGCCGATTCCCATCCTCGAACCTCTCGCCAACCTTCGATTCGCCGTAAAAATCCAATTTTTCTATGCCATCGCCAGCTGTCCCGGCGCCATCGAGCTGCTCGTGGAATTCCAGAACTGGTCCGCTGTTTCTCTGGAATCTTTAGTTCAGAAGCTCTCTGTTTCGCTTGTGATCTTCATATTGCCAAAATGACATCTCGATCACCTTACGGCACAGCTTCTGTCAATCTCGGTGCTCAGAGATGTGGGCAGGAGGGGAAATGCATCTGCAGAGAAGGCAAACATCTAATCCATTCTTTTAAGCGCCATGATCACACAATTCCAATCCTACTTTTTAGTGAAGACTCCACTTCTATCGTCAACTTGGCACAAAGATGTGGGTTAGGAAGAACATGATGTCGATTTGCTACTGTTCATTCATTTAGGCCTTTTGATCATACAAATCTAACGCCACTTTATTCGTCAAAACTGCATCTTTGTCATCAGCTTAGGCACAAAGAGAAGCGTCCGTCATCAGCTTGGAAGCTTCACCACGACTTAAAATTTGTTTCCCCGAGAAAGAACTTTGACTGTGAAGGAACATTGTGTTGCCTTTTCATAAAGCATCAGTTCAACAAAATGCTTGCGACTTTGTCTTCCGGCACAAAGCACCGATCATTTGGCAAGAACAAACTGAAAATAAAGATCGGGAATATATTTCCTGTTCGTGTTCATTACGACTAGACTAGCCTCAAGCTCTGAGTCAGAATTCCATCGAAGCACATGGCCGCCGAAGAGTGGAGGATTAGATATGAGAGCCAAACTAATATGATATTTTCATTGTTGTGTAGATCCAAAACATTCCGTTTTCGGCGACCGAACCTGTTGTGTTTTAGCATAACAAGGATGAGATGTATGAGTGTAATGTCAAGCAGGGCCTCTACCGATCATGCGACGACATGGCACAAAATGCCATCAGCTGATGGCTTTGGGGGAGAACACCTTTTGCTTGGTGGTGATGGGCAGTAGGGCAGTGGCCATTGGGGGCTGCACCGAGGAGGCATTCCCACGCCCTCCTAACCCCACTTCACACTGTGCAGTCATTGTTAGCTTATCACAAACAAGATAGGGACCAGTACAGTGTACACGCACCGATCGATTCTTTTGCTTTGGCCATGGAGTGTGATCATGATGTCAAGAAATATTTCGGAAGTAAAAGCTCATTTATTTCTGCAACTCGCACCCATTTGCCATGAACACGATCCAGAATACATGCAAAGATGATGGATTCGGTGTCAGGGCCTTTACTGCAACGATCACTCATCAAAGCTGTGGAAAATAGAAGACACGATTCCAGCTTTTATCTTGCTGTATATATCGTagcatcatatcatcatatcctcaatatcagaATATAATCTCGTGGAAACACCAATCTTTTCTTGCTACAGCGTTTGCTCAATCATTACTCGGTGGTTCTGAAGCTGAATACATAGTAGTTTTACTCATTGAGGTAAGTACAAGAAACTGGACAAAGTGTAGCAATTCAATTTCTTGACGACTTCCTGAGACAACTCTGCTGGATGGAATCTGAGATGAGTGACCGACATGTTTGTTGGTTTCTAAAGCCTTCGCTTTTGACATATGCTCTGTCATTGTTGTCGCCGAGCTCATGGAAACAAAACAAAGTCCATACAAAATGAACTCTGACTTTGTGATGTGCCAAAGAACATCCGGTCAGTCATGtgtgttgttttttcttttcacCAAGAGAGATTTGAATCATTGGTGCTATGAAATACTAAAGGCTATTggatcaaaagaagaagaagaagacaatgagTGAGAGTCCAGATAGTTTTGTAACTGTCTGCCTCTATCTTCTCCATTTTCCTTAAGAATCCATTAGGATTTATTAGAAGTGGAGGGGAGGGTGTAATTATAATATGCCTTCATGACATAAATCTTAATTAACTTAAATCAATTACCATTTGATTgagatatatttaaattattaataatgttcaTGATTCAGACCAGACTTACACCAAGTCAAGTAggtagatttttattttattttctaactCAATATGTTTCACTGATATGAGAGCTCTTAAGGATGCAATGATGCCTGTTTGAGAAAAAGATGTGTAATAGACACAATAATAATTTCTCTGCTGAGATTTTTTAAGTTATTGTAAAAATTAGAATATGATTCTCATTACAAATCAGTTTCCACCACCATCTTCAATTTCATTCCTAGACATAAAATaggatttttgattaaaaaaaaaattatgatagatACTCTTGCAATATAGTCATTATGCTTTTAATCATGCATTATGATGTTGTTCATATGTTTTTAATGATAGATGGATCCACAAGTTTGATGCCTTTTACCTTTATCAATGGTGtgatcatttataattatatgaTTGAAAGTGATAATTGTCAAACCTCACACTACATAAGCTACATTTTgatggactaattatatattatcccccTAGTTATAACTAGTAGTATAATCATCCTTAAACTTAAATTTTCGAAAGATATATTGAGAtatctatatttataaaaataaaatatttatactcATTTTTCTCACGTcatcaattttattgataaaaatatcatacATGTTCAATGCTAAATTAAAATAAGATACAATCAGTATATGTTCAGTGATATACCTTACAATATTTTTGTTAGTAAAATTGACGATACAAGAAAaaacgagattaaatgtttcaccttCGTAAGTATAtggattctaatataatttttaaaatataaaaactagAATACTAAAACTAACTAAttatagaaaataatatataattaatcttattttaatTGGACAGGAAATGTAAAATAATTAACAtgtattaaaaaaattcttagtaTCTAAATATCTTGtacagtgttctgatccttctctATCCATCCCTCAATGACCTCATATTAAGAGCTCCGTTAAAACTATGGGCTACATTCAAGATTAAAAGTGTCCTTGGTCACTCGTGATGGAGTGAGTACAAAGGGTCCATAAACCCAAACCAAATTACCAAATTAAGTCTGTTCTTGCGTCTTTGATGATCAATAGAAAGTTTGGATTCATCAAAGCTTTCGAGGAAAACACTTAGATTAGGCCAACATAATAAATATATACCAATGAGAAGTTTCAGAACACTATAGAATTCCCTTAGTCTGAGCTTTTCTGATGTTTTAGCTCAACTTAAATACGCTGAGCTTGCGAAACAATGCCAAGAGCAAGAGGAAGGAATGACCCATTCTCTATCCATCCCTCAATGACCTCATATTAAGAGCTCCGTTAAAACTATGGGCTACATTCAAGATTAAAAGTGTCCTTGGTCACTCGTGATGGAGTGAGTACAAAGGGTCCATAAACCCAAACCAAATTACCAAATTAAGTCTGTTCTTGCGTCTTTGATGATCAATAGAAAGTTTGGATTCATCAAAGCTTTCGAGGAAAACACTTAGATTAGGCCAACATAATAAATATATACCAATGAGAAGTTTCAGAACACTATAGAATTCCCTTAAGTCTGAGCTTTTCTGATGTTTTAGCTCAACTTAAATACGCTGAGCTTGCGAAACAATGCCAAGAGCAAGAGGAAGGAATGACCCATTCTCTATCCATCCCTCAATGACCTCATATTAAGAGCTCCGTTAAAACTATGGGCTACATTCAAGATTAAAAGTGTCCTTGGTCACTCGTGATGGAGTGAGTACAAAGGGTCCATAAACCCAAACCAAATTACCAAATTAAGTCTGTTCTTGCGTCTTTGATGATCAATAGAAAGTTTGGATTCATCAAAGCTTTCGAGGAAAACACTTAGATTAGGCCAACATAATAAATATATACCAATGAGAAGTTTCAGAACACTATAGAATTCCCTTAAGTCTGAGCTTTTCTGATGTTTTAGCTCAACTTAAATACGCTGAGCTTGCGAAACAATGCCAAGAGCAAGAGGAAGGAATGACCCAGCAGAGACGGCTGCACAGGAGTTTGACCTTTATTTTGTCGTTTCCAGTGTTCAAATGAGTACGTCATGGCGACTTCTCTGTTCTCGCCAAGGAGCAATGGCAGCGGTGGCTTCGGtgagtgagctgtgggctgacatCTCCTCCACCCGGCTGACCAAATACATCAAGCTGATGTGATGCCTGTGCTGCAAGTGTCAGAACTCATGAACTGGGCGCTTCTGACACTGAAAGAAAGAGCATGAGTTGAGCCATTATTCTCCTCACTGAAAGCAATCTAATCCAGGATCTACCGCACAGTGAGAGGTGCCGAAGGATTGAGTTGAAGTCAGACATATAACTATGTCATTGATTGATCTAAATAATAATCAGTAAAAAGCTAACGCATGCCATAAACAAgagatttaaattatttatatcctAATACCCAGTAAGAATACAGTCATCTTTACACTGTACGAGACAAAACTTTTGGATCAAAAGGAGAAGCAAAGTAAAAGAGGTGAAGACTTGGAGCAGtgacaagaagaaggaagagagccCTCCATCTGTTCCTGCGACTACTTTTCTGTCTTGCTTTCTACAAATGCTGAAGAGTTGAGTGTAATGGAGCTGCATGTGATACCAAATTCATTGGCtcccgttcttcttcttcttcttcttcttcctcctgctCTTGAAGACACCAAATAGTCCCACCCCTCTACTCCTCCTCTCCGACTCCGTTATGGTCTCCAGCTTCGGCCTCCACTGCTTGGACTTGCACCTCATCAACAGCTTGTACTCCTTCTCCAATGCCTCTGTGGTCACGACTCTGCTGATAACAGTACAGCTCTCTTCCTCTCGGACTCCCTCGATTAGGAACTCATCGGAGACCCTTATCTGAAGCGTCCCGGTGGCCGTCTTGTGGATGTCGAACGGCCTGAGGGCGCTCTTTCTGGCGCCGCCGGCGGTGGGGGTGACGAGGGAGGTGGCGAGGGTGACGAAGGAGAGGACGGAGCGGAAGAAGTGGGAGGGGAGGAGGAAGTAGGACTGGCCCGGCTGGAGCTGGTCGCCGGCCGCCAGCGGCGGGACCTTCTGTCCGATGAAGAAGGCGTCGGAGCGGCAGACGAGGTGGGAGGGATGCTCCCTCATGAGCTCCGCGGCCGCCACCGGCCGGCGGTACACCCTGACCCGTCCGTCGCAGCCGATGAGCCGGACACCCGCCCCCGCTTGCGACGGCGGGGCCGGGTTAGTTCGCCTGGCGGCCGCCGGCCGCCACGTCGCGCCCACCACGTGGAAGCACCACGGGATCACCTGCAGACTGAGGGACTTCAACCCCATCTACTGTACTTGTACGATCTTTCTCTTCATGCACGCCCGGCTCTGTATGACGCGTTAACACAACcagacacacacaaacacacagaaAGAAGCAGCAGTCTCTTCGTACTCTTGTTTAGAACAAAGAGCACACAAGAGAAGCATTTCAGAGAGAAGTGgacggcagaggaggaggaggaggaggaggagaggagtgtTTATAGAATGGATGGTCAGAGTGCAACCAGTACTGGATTCAAACAAAAGGTGAAGGCTGTACTCCTGTGGTGGTGATGGCACACTAGCATATGATGAGCTTTTGGCATCTCTTTCTTTGTGGGCATGGGAGGTGAGTGAAGCGTGAGATCTAGGAACAGCTttcccttactttctctctctctctctctctctctctctctctctctctctcttcttttttgctTGAGTACAGTATTCTTTATTTTTAGCATCTCTGGTCATGGATTGGTGACAGGTTTGTCTCTTTGACCGAGTTCTCCGACGCCTCTCTGGTTGGTTGCTGTGGTCTTCCACATGggagacctctctctctctctctctctctagccgaATGAAGGAGGAGGAATGGTGGGCCAAAATGCAACTGAAGAAAAAGAAGTATAATGGTTTGATTACTAGCAGTAATCGTGAACAAAATGTTGTGGAAACACTCATAATTCTTATTTAATTGCATCAATTATCATAACCTTCAAAGTGGTAGTATGGcttgtttaattttttataattcataatttgaaacttgatgataataaattctattaataatctttatTGAGAAAGTCGAATTGATTAGTAAGTTATTAAAAAGTGATAAgtatcatcatatacatcatttgatattataatatatttttaatttaaaaatatataaataaattttactAATCCACGTGTTTAATCTTGAGCATTCAACGCAAATAATATTTGTTAGTCCAATAAAAAATAACCCGATTCAGCTTGTCCAATCCACGCATGCAATAGATTTCTTTTATACATATAATAATGGTAACGATCATGGATCCAATATATTGCATTCTGGATGGTGCATTTCTCACCATTGATTCAACTCAACTTGGATTTATGTCTACTTAATTTTGACTCACTCTCACATTCAAATATGGGTGTGTTTGACCACTGTGCATCTCGAGAAAGTTTGGAGTACCCCAACATAGAGTGAGACACAAACGAGACGCCTTATCCAACCCCCTTCGGAAACAAACAAAAGGAGATGCGACGAAGAAGCCGAGACGCAGTCTCTTATTCAATCACCCACACCACAcggttcaaatcttcaaaggcagACTGTGTCTCGTTTTGGATGCatgattcctctctctctctctctctctctctctctctctctctctctctcacacacacacacacacacacacatcacccCAAGGTTGCATGTGAAGAAGGAATGGCTATGGGTAACCGTGCAAGATCCAACTCCTATGCATGCAAAAGGAGCTCTCTTTCTTAGCAAAGAagtctcaaagcctcatcccgccCAATACTTTGATGTCAGAAGAAAAAGGGAACGATGAGGAACACAAAAAGAGAGGACGTACGTAGAAGAATGCATGGCATCAGGCGAACCTTTGGTATCAGATAGATTTGTTTGTCTGTAAACAACACCGGTGTTGCCTCATTGCACATCTCCAAGTGTAATCAAACGATACATTGCTTGGTCGGTAGGTGTTGAAACAGGAATCTGTAGAACTTGGAACTAATCTAAAAGCAAGTTGAATGTTTTAGATTCTAAAAATCGAGAATCTCTGAATGGATGTGAATGGATCAAACCCAACCCGGTCCGGCTGAACTCGGGTTTAGGTCTATTTTCCTTTGAACTGAGATCCTTTGCAATGcataagattcacagagagagatAAACCTAATCATAACAGCATGAAATGTCTGATCATGAGCATGGTTATTAGAACTCCTATGATGGCCCCTCCTAACAGAGTAGAAAAGGTGCATGAAATCAGAGTTTGACATTACTCGACACTTCTATGTGGACAAAAATTGGTCGATCAAATATATATAGTTGGATCTTTGGAATCAAGGGCCAGAACATATTGCTAAGAAACAAGGGAGTTGCAACACAGGAATCACATTCTACGGATTGCTTTAAGATTTTGAAGAGGATGAGGTATGTTCTTGAGGCAACAGTTGAGGAAGAAGCTCATGAAAACTAATCAGGAATGTCTTGTATCACCCACCGTTACCATAGAAACATTAAAACAATCGCAGGGTCAGGAAGGCAAAAATTCTGAAAAGACTTCCATCTCAGCATAACCCTGAAATTACTCCTGAAGCATATTATAAATTTAGCAGATGCAACTATAACGCCAAAAATAATTGAACAGAAACTAACATCACAAAACTGGTGATTCCATGGTAGTGTATATTATGCTATCTGTCAGCTATATGGCTAAATGAAATCTACCAATTGGTTTCTGAAAGCGGAATAAGAATAAAGCCACCAATAGTTGATTTAAATAACAACATAACTCTGAGTTGCAACTACATCTAAGGATACATATAAGGCCTATGTCATAAGTTCTCACCAATAAGGTCTAGGCATCCAGATGGAGATAGACAAGCTATGTTTGCTTTATTTGAACATGGGAAAAATAATGTCTCCTCAAATCTTGGGTTAAAAATAAAAGCAAAACCAGAAAGGAGAAACACAGAGGTAGAAAGAGCTGCTGAAGTGAGATCTTATCTCTGGACCTAATCACTAACCTCGGCATGTTTTCAATGATTGCTCATCAGCGACCTCCAGCTTTCCTTGGAGGAGGAGCTGACTCTTCATCATCAGATTGGACATCACCATATTGCCAAATATTCAGTCTATCCCCTTTTGCTTtcccttggaactcttccaagttATCGAGAGCTGCCTTGCGTTCTCTAGTGTCccatctcttcttcctttctagtCTGGCAAGCCCTTCCTACATAATCGTAATTTAACAAATCAGAAGATGGAACACCAAAAAGACTTGGAGCAAAATGGGGAAACGTTATCATAATTGAGACTAT is from Musa acuminata AAA Group cultivar baxijiao chromosome BXJ1-6, Cavendish_Baxijiao_AAA, whole genome shotgun sequence and encodes:
- the LOC135677679 gene encoding uncharacterized protein LOC135677679 — translated: MGLKSLSLQVIPWCFHVVGATWRPAAARRTNPAPPSQAGAGVRLIGCDGRVRVYRRPVAAAELMREHPSHLVCRSDAFFIGQKVPPLAAGDQLQPGQSYFLLPSHFFRSVLSFVTLATSLVTPTAGGARKSALRPFDIHKTATGTLQIRVSDEFLIEGVREEESCTVISRVVTTEALEKEYKLLMRCKSKQWRPKLETITESERRSRGVGLFGVFKSRRKKKKKKKNGSQ